Part of the Rhipicephalus sanguineus isolate Rsan-2018 chromosome 5, BIME_Rsan_1.4, whole genome shotgun sequence genome is shown below.
AAAGGAAATTAATAGGTTTAACGTTTaaggacaaaaagaaagcacagtGCGTCAGAAAACAAATGCATGTTAAAGGATATGTTGGCcgaaaccaagaaaaaaatcacagcgtatccacggagtgaatgatgatgagtgggcgaagctgcggaggttcatcggtaaaccgtgaatcttccgtgaattctgcccagtacatcatcaccgacgtgagatcgggcgcgtttatactaaaggttcgatgagagttatgacgacttgctcactttaattttacatgtacgctgtgaattttcattgtttagaaaaccattgctttagaaaacatctggcgtctttcgttggtttatttcatcaatcaacggcgttttgaacaaaatttttattgtttaatcacgcacaggagaaatctcaccagacactaccttggaggtaaacaatggctgctaatgggaatgagagacagaagaagtcggcttttagctaacacttacacttctacttctactaacgtttcctactggaacatgccaatggctactaatggggaatgagagacagaagaattcggcttttagttaacgcgcacgctgcgaattttttattgttcaacaacgcacaggagaaatctcccaccggcaccaccttggaggtcaagatctggtactagcgttacgactggttacgcactacgagggacgaacgggtgccgctttaaggagcttcgcccctaaaaagaatgGCTGTGGGCATGTAGCTGGAAACCAAGATAACCGCTGGTGATGAACACTAACAGACTGTATTCTAAGAGAAGGCAATCATgccagggggaggcagaaagttaggggCGCAGATGAGATTAAGTAATTCGCAGGGATAGTGTGgatgcagcaagcacaggaccaggttaaaTGGAGCAACGTGGAAGAGGGCGTTGCACGGCAGTGGGTGTAGTTAGGCCGATGATAGCGCATGAAGCTCACTTATGTTGATGTACGTTATGCCATTCTGGCCTTGACATCAGCACCACCAACCTCTGTTGCTATTCCAAGACCCAACACCTTGACAACACTCAAAGCAACCAAGTGTATTTCAATGTCCACTCTTGATTGGGGGTCCTGTAGTGCCTCCACCAGCACTTTGGGTATTGCACGCACCCCTGCCATATAAGGCATTGAAATTGAGGTCTGTGATCCACATGGTGGTATGGCACAAATGGTTGAACATTATCCAAGCAAGGAAGCAAGGATGTCTTCTTAAGCTTAAGCTCATCATGATCAAATTTCATTTCACTTTGGATATAAAATTTAAAGCGACCCTTTTAACATCTTTTAAGCCCCCCGCCCTTTATTTGCCAGCAATGTTGACCGagggctcattcacacctgcgactagtacCACTCATGCGACCAAGTTAGTCAAAAATGGTCGCTTTGGTTCAAAAGCGACTGCCATGGTTCACTTGTTCACTGCTCAAGTTCTAAGTCACATGAATGCAGTCGCAAAACACTGAAGCATTCGGTCAGATGTGCAGGAACAAGTCATCGGCTTATTTTACAGGGCATGTTGATGTGCGCACGTATGATTTCAGTGTTGCGGAGCATAGAGTTAATAGTGATTATATTAACTCTATGTTGCGGAGGGTAGGGGTTGCACAAAGGTGTGAACATTCGTCATGCGACTGGTCATAGATGCAGGTGTAAACATCGATATAATAATTAGTATTCAAATTCATTAAATAATTAGTATTATGCAAGGAAATCTGAACTTCACTGCTAGCCGCATAAGTGGGGAGTGGTGCACGCCAGAAGCATCTCTGACGGAAGTGACATCGCCAAGCGCTCATCCATAATTGGTTAAAAACAAGAATTGCATGTAGATAATCACTTTACTGCTGCAAAAGTTTGCTTGAAAGACGTTCTgttttgttttcagcactttttaCATTAACTCGAACAGATACCATCATAAGAAAAAGAAGTTAGTAGCTTGTGAGAGAAGGTTCGTGAGATCACTGCAACTTAAAATATTCGTTGCCGAGAGGAACGAGGCCATTTGCAATTGGAGTGACAATATTTTTACACAAAATAGAATGACGTGGAAGTTATAGCATTACATGTGCTCAGTGAAAACGTGCAATGACAACAAACGCTACGCACGTTCTTGAACCACTGAAGTTCAACCAAATAAGGTAGTGTGCTACGTAATGTTTGTAACGGTTCACTGCGTGGCGGTCGATGTCTGTCGATGGGTCGATGAAACACTGGGCCGGTCGCACCTCATGTTGACGGTAGACAGGAGTCGGGCATGGACTGACAAGAGCAGGCGGCAGGACAGGCGTTGAATGAAGTCCCGGACAGCCAACAGTAGGCCCGGGTCTGGAATGCGCCCGGGTCCAAGAACAATAGACTGGTGCTGGCTACGGGAGCAACCAGTGGAAGGGAGCCAGGCCCGTGCAGTCggcagcagtgctgggcagtatcgaagacacacgatactcttcgggtatcttATAATTGTACCTGTGTcgagatacgtctcgcaaaatgaGTATCTGCATCTgtattaagatacaagatactgccatagaaacaccaccgtgaaCATCAATAAACATCAGCTgaacttcgcttctcaagctgatactgctgtcaCTAAGCCACCCCAATAAAACTAaggacagtgacattatttttgtcTTTCCgccatagtgtttttttttcgccagaaGTGCATTTATTGATAATTTAATTGTTAACACAAGTGCtgtctttgctgtcctccgtttgcatcccatacattacctaggcccCTGTATAGTTCTTGCGCGTTtgtttactgtaatatgtcttgtgtaacctgctgctaaaatacgttatctgctttattcttatttttaggggcgaagctccttatgccgtgggtctgtccatcgtccgtttgttcgtttgtttgtagtagccacctctagttcgtgagaagcgcgcgttctggtatgcagtagaagaagaagacgacgttgacgagcgagactctcgtacgtgttcgcctgtgtggcgttctttgttcttcactacgtctcgtgttttcaacgacgcccgaagacaacatttcagaagtaacgcgccatgaggctccctcttggcgcgctttttctttcgctggaagacaaggctacagagacccacctacgagatagccgttaactttgcagtggtcgaacgtcttggcgaaagattgccgttctcttatgttttctttacttgttgttgccttctgtagtttcccggctaccatgtaagcctagctggttttatgtcaagcttgtagacgatgtggaacgggaccccatattTACTGCGGTGGACGCTCTCTATCTTAccgggacgtggaacgccaaaagaccgtatatcaaacgatacgttccagtcgtgtgcatcgatgatgcagagcgtcctgcaggtggtgtggccgtatacgtcaaacaaacagaaaaggcacaagatctgaaactactaccaacggcACAGAgtcacaacggtgaatatgctgccatcgattttgatggatgcaacatcatgaccatgtaccttgcacccaatttttcgagtgggaatatcaagacgtTCATTGGCACGGtatcgtgtaattatgacaagtacaagaatagaccatttgtgttagttggtgacctgaatgtcgatattaccgaaaagaacaatgagtggttaatacaacatatggcagccaaatatgctctcacgtgcacgtcctttgatcatatgaaaccaacgaccatccgagggactcGTATAGACCTGgcattttcaaatttccaattgcaacccgtacaggaaccgctgtcccttcatttcacggaccataaagacgtgataatgaagggacaacgcaagccaagcatcatctaattaagaaaaataaaagtttgatgtttgcagtgctgggcagtatcgaagatacatgtatcttagatactatcttagatactctatgggtatcttgtatctgtatcgcgatacgtctcgaaagatgagtatctgtatctgtatttccgatacattcgataatgtatcgtgcatcttaagatacaagatacttctatcgcaacacaaccatgcgaaacaataatcactggccaagctccgctctcaagctggtactggtgccactgagccatctgaacaagtctacgggctgtgacgcaattttatttttccgccagagtcctccagtgagggcagaagatgaggaagacaagcaagcggacgtctacgcccagcccacgtaccttttgtttgctcgatttcttttctttttagttgcgccagtgccgcgacacttgctcttagccactgtcctgcgccgcgtactccactgcgtgcagcgtctatcgcgcaaattctgatgttgctacagtgtcgttattgaacattctcttgcgtcttgctccgtaacgaaatgtgatgcgcgcaagaatggggctgctttgtgtctcgtggattttacatatcagcaatttgaaggatctcgtggatgtaaagcttgacttgcatgcaataagatatgcaaacaactagagcaccactagtactgatgctagatctaatagagcaagcgtttacctaacagaaaatatcttgacgtaccgtatttttcacttcctgctacatttattcaaagaatttatgaaatcataatttgattattagcacaagtgcttttttgccgtcattttgcatcccatacattacctaggtctctgtactgtttttctggtctggtcactgtaacgcattcccaaaataagatctctggtTTATTcgtctaactgtctgctttatatttctactacaatccgccacggtggtatagcggttacggtgctcggctgctgacccgaaggtcgcgggttcgatcccggccgctgtggtcgcatttcgatggaggcgaaatggtagaggcccgtgtacttagatttaggtgcacgttaaagaacaccagatggtcgaaatttccggagccctccactacggcgtctttcataatcgtatcgtggttttgggacataaaaccccatatattatatatttctactactgtttacccatttacacgttgacaaggcgattttgaaaacaaatatataattatgtaggcgtcccttgagttacagtacaaagcattctgcttatcgcttaggaaaatagcgaaactgagtttgcattataataatggaaatcattaggagccatcttaaagatgttaggaaggggaatcgagaaacgttgttttactgaatgctcccttttactcgtgagcgtcccaacgagccgtttcaggcaattttccatacgcactgaattttctattgtcttaataggtaagttgacgatacttcatggtcattgctattaagggcgccgtgtgtattgtgtttctctactcattcaatgtgaatgtttgatacagaaccacctctctattttacttatattagttttcctgttttaggccttcttaaatatttttcgtattactaatcaccacctaatgggagctataagcggcaatagcgcgaataacggcggtgtcctccgacgctttgtgcaactatacaatacacttgagacgtctctgtgttgcacatgttttctccttgaagaaaaattgctaaaagattacacgttagtgaggatatcaacaaagaatcctttatgccagcagataagtagaatatgaaaatttattgctcttttacgtcatctatgtacataggcgtgcgcagggggggggcaatgggggcgagaaggggggggggggcaaagtcagccctatacattgtagggggggcgagaagaggggcgcaaaggcagccgcatacattgacataatagggaggggggcgctgcgacgaaccttcgccccccctgaaggggaaccctgcgcacgcttatgtctacgtatacaccaggtgtctcaaactcagcttatagccagcgggccgcagtcgcgaaatttagttcgaagcgccgggacagtgaagatagtgggagatagtttgaacaaaatgacgttgccattcgaaaggaagcctttcccatatctcatatataggtcatttctgaagggaatttggagtcaagattagagaaacatcgataccgatgtgcacaacgagtgaattctggacacggattctgaaatatagagtttttgttccacggttatgtttcagcacatcgttaccacatgttcctcacgaaaggaaagcttgagaccattcatgtctgtgtagctcacgaacgtatgtatacttatctagaaaataaaaacaaatgggacgaagatggtcatgtgtgagggcggggccgctagcgaaaggtctcaaacccctagtatacaccatgcgcccccccccccaaaaaaaaaaaaagtcgctaccagcgttattGTGAtgatatggcaacccgctagctggtcggcaagctgaggaGCGACTAccattaattgcaaaaatgacaagcaagaatcgctgtcagcgaactgtgggaagagttgtcctgtgaagaagctaaagcaaaCCGCAAgaaattgttttggaaggaaactaatgtactttgagcaagaagggcaaaactttcagatactaacagacatttcatgaaagtgaaacaaaataggtcacagttaggaaattttcaagaagacattttcgtgcataggcgttcgctgctacattatatggatctataataacaaattagagaatgtatcgaagtatcttaagatacaattgctaagtatcgtatcggatacaattattgcggcagtatcttgtatctgtatctccaatacttcttgcctgagtatcttgtatcgtatcgcgatacaatttcaaagtatctttgcccagccctggatgtTTGTagtatacacacagtgtttctcactctttatatgacgattgatggggcgttacacagaagattcacggtttaccgatgatatcctccggagcttcgccccgctcatcatcattcaccacgtgaatatgctgtgatttttttaactgtCTGGGTTAAAGGGCGtaaaataatctgagcgtgcctagagtatacaTTAACAACAATTCTGCTTAagatttagtaaaatagcgaaattgagcttgcattatacTAATGAAAATTATTAGAAAAAattttaaagatgttaggaagtgGATTCAACGTATCACCAAGTACTTCGTTTTGTAAATTTTGTCTGATTAATAAATTTACTCTTTTTAAATTAAATTATCATAGTTTCCTCTAGTATGCGGCACATACACTGAAGGAGGTTATTTATCGCTAATCCATTTATTTACCACCTTCACCAGAAAGTATGTCTAAGATTTATTTGTTTTTCCAGTGGGAAAGGGCACTTAAGTTAGGAAGGGAAGCCAATATTTCATTGGGCTGCCCTGATGAAGTGCCCCGCTCTCAGGGAGGTCCCACGGGGAAATATATTTATGCATATTCGTAAATTTGATCCATGCaggaccatttggggatacttgcccattctgtaccactgAAGCGTCAGCGGCtgcaatcaagcacctgttgtggacatgccctggcctgaaccagacacggcggcgctacctgagaacagtgggccttcatccgacgagatcaccggattatgatttgtggctctatgggccccaccacaGAGCACTCTTGACgtatatagcggaaaccggcctctatctgtatatttaactatgaatgcagttgggcaaactctcgaaattaaaaaaaaaattggtcccCAAGTTGCAATTTATGAATACCTCCTGCACTCAAACTACCAAGCCAGCAGACTTGTGCTTAcgactttttttatttctttagtaGCAACTTAGTGTGCTtttgcaaaatatttttttctgctccaCTTTATAACACTCCAGGCTCTATTTTAATCCGCTAATTAATAAGGAACACCGTTGTACTAGCAGCTTATAGATCTAGgcacgtattcacaaaaacgtcttgcgCTAAAAATTCCCGCAAGAGAATTTTTCAGCCAATAACGTACGAAATAGGTAGAAAGCGCCaacatcattagcgaagccggctatCCAGTGGGAAAGTGCACATACGAAGAATATGTTTTGTGAATTCGACCTCTATTTCTTTAATTTTTGCAAGGCTGCATAGCGCGAAGAAGGTAACTGGACGACGGAAACCAAACATGAGCCGTACAATTTCctcctgaatgaaaaaaaaaatagaaaggctTCGCAATTCCTTTTCTGATGTGCCTATTTTCTAAGTTCATAAATATTTAATTTTGGGGGTTTTGCAtctcaaaacaacgatatgattatgacggatgcaatagtggagggttccggatacttttgaccacctggggttctttaacgcggaCCTAAATTTGTCCTTGGGcttctagcacttcgcctccaccgaaatgcggcagccgaggtcgggattcgatctcatgaaccttcgggtcaccagtcgagcaacATATAGCCACTAGATCACCGCGGCGGGTGTATTTTCTAAGTTGTTCCCCTTGCAACCAAAAGAAAGCGTTAGAGCGCTATCTTGCTATGAAGATACGCGTAGCCGAGCAAAATGATGTTTCTAGGTTATCTCCAATACATGATAGTGTCATATCGCATTCGTAAGGAACACGAGTAGAGTTATGCAACTTACAGCGTATGCGGTGTTCCTGTAACTTcattttatgtgaactatagTGTTATGTAACGGGACTgtaccttgtgtttttttttctttcatattgtTATGTGAATGAATTTGCATAAACTCTGCCTAGCTGCCcttttgtgtaattttttttcgttgtgaTTTTCACGTATCCTTTTGTCTGTGAAAAGAAGTAACCGGCGCTATACaaaagcgccaacatctcctaagCACCATATAATAACACTAATAATAGGGTTATGTTCCATACAAGGAAGCAGAATTCACATTCTCGAGGACGAAAATTCCCCTATTTTGGGCAATTTTCTCCGCAAGATTTTCTGAAAATTCCCGCTTATTTCCCGGCTAGAAAACACACTTAGGAACATACATATTTATGCACACTCACGGAGAAGCGCATTAAAAATGGTGATGTTCTTTAGagcaaattaaaaaaagaaacatacgtCTATTTTAAGGGTTGTTCATGCCCTCAATGCATCGCTATGCACTCAGAGTCTTCAAACAACGCtctctgaataaaaaaaaaatacagatctTATTGCCCCTTTTTCTGGAATCGATTTTGTGAGCCAGAAACACGAAGTACATGTCGAACTTTACACCCTTTACAATCTCGGAGACCATGTCGCCAAAGTTTTGTGTTGTAAAtaaaagttgtttccatccatataTGATGTACTCACTAACATCATTTGCAATGCTAGCTCCACAAGTGTAAAATTCCCTATAAAAGGATcgataactgggctagttggtacacattcattcAGCGAACTGGGATCGCGGAAACAGGCAAAGGACGATGAAGTTAgggagcgctcgtgttgtgtagttcttcATCACCCTTTGTCcgtttccgcgctcccagttcactGAATAAAATTCCCTGTACATCGCTAAGATTCCTTTTTCCCTTATCGCTAAAACTGCAGTCGAAAATTGACTGCGTAGAACATCACTGCCCGAGTGTACACGTCGAAACACCGACGCCCATTGGTGAGGCTGCGCCATCTGCCTTACTTCGCACGAACGCTCCCGCCATTTTTATGGCTCCCGCAATACGCGTGTGTCGTGgtgtcttggaggccatgcgaatCTATCGAGCAAAaggacagatggcgctgtatattgacagatggcgctgtatatagcaaagggaaagaggaatgctgcaattatgaagcacagagctttatggggatacaataggtacgatgtGCTTCGGtagctgtggaagggtgtgatggtcccgggcaGGGGCGCCGCCAGTGGGGGGCacgggggggctggagcccccccagaATTCTCGCCTGCCTCCCTTTGCCCCACCGAGATCGCCGAAAAGCTCACCCAAGGTAGGCGGTATGAAACAAAATGTCAAATTTCTGTCATAGTTTGAAGGCAGGTGCAGCATGACAGCAGCGCTGCTTATCCAAAGGACCATCTTGTTTAGGCGTGACAGTTTACTGTAGGAAATTTCTTCTCACAAGCGATTGCCCACTCGCCTGTGATAAACAGGCGCTTGAAATATAGTGCTaacaggtgcaaaaaaaaaaaaaatgctccgacTGATATAGATTTAGAAAGGGTCTACACTTTGCAGTCCGGTCTGCTTGCGTGAACCAGCAAATTCGTGCCTCGGATGCGACAGCCTCTTTTTGAGGCGCCTTCCCCTCACATACCGCTTCTGCAGAGAATAAGCTTCGCCCTGCTAGGCTCGCATAACCGCGAGCGCTGGGCAACCCAAGACAGCACGCATATACCACAGATACACGTGTCGTCCATAAGCGGACCAGAACACAGGCGAAGCAAACAGCGCGGGCTTGAAACCTTAGATGTTCATATACGGAgccgattccaatgcctttccatcaggggcgtagccaagggggggggggggggttcaaaccccccccccccccgaaatttttcagttttgcttacgtatatatacacacacacatacaaacgcacgcacaaacatacataaagtatggtagaaccccctcccccccgaaaaaaatttctggctacgcccctgctttccaTGCGAACTCCGCTCGACAACTGGGCAGAGTGGAACCTTGGCCATGCGGAGATCCCAGGCGCATCCCTGAAAAGCAGTATAACCGAAGCCAGAACACGGCAAGCGGGATGCGCGTGTCGTCTTTCGGCGGCGCCAATGCGGCACGCCCAATAAACAAAGCGGACAAACTGCTGCGGTGTTAGATTCGTTTGCTcgctttttcttacaccgtgggagTCTTTTTCTTACACCGTACTCGATCGCTAGCAAGCAGTGCTTGTGACGCAGGAGGAAACGCCAGCCCGTCTTGCCGCCACGCCAACGTGCGGTCTACCCTACAGGACATTGGGTTCATTGCCTCAGTATGTCGCAGAAAAGGTCCATTGCCGACTTTTTTTCGACTTCGAGCAAGCGGGCCAAGCAAAAAGGCGTCCCCCCCGAGCTTTCCGCTTCAACAACCGAAGAATCGCGGACgctccaagaacaagaaaattctGCTCAGTGCTCCGTTTCGATTCCACTTGAAGAGACTGTGTGTAGCACcgcttctgacgacgcttgcccgTCCTCGCCGATGCATATGGACAGCGAATGTGACGAGCTTTCCGCATCGTGGGCAGCAAGGGATGAACCTGATTCTGCGACCGAATTCACCGCCTCTGTAGATGCCGACCACGCAGGCCAGTTGGACATTTCGAAATTCAAGGCAGAGCAACCCACACAGCCAATACTGAACCCATTTCCATCTAAGAAGTACGGCAAATTGAGCAGGAGCTTCAACTCGGACTGGTATCGCCTATTTCCTTGGTTGGAGTGCAGCGCGCGGGCTGACGCCGCTTTCTGTTACCCTTGCAGAATGTTTTCAACTGGCGCCAATGAGAAATCTGCATTTGTCAATGGTGGATACAGTAATTGGAAAAAAGCCCTAGAAAAAGACGCTGGTTTCAGAAAGCACGAAATCTCACTCGCGCCAGGCATCGAGGGTTTCCTACACGCAGATGAAGTCGGGAGGGCAAAGCAAGTCAGTTGCATCACATCTCAGCGACGCGTACTCCAGGGAGGTGCAGGAAAATCGCCTCTATATAGCAAGAGTTGCAGATATATTGCGATTTACTGCAGTTCAAGGAATCGCTCAGCCACGATGAAGGTGCCACAAGTGAAAACAAGGGAAACTTCGTTGAGCTCTTGAACTTGTTTGCTAAATATGACGAAATTGTAGCAAAGAAATTGAAGGGTGGAGCAGCGAACGCGAAGTATGTTCATCATTCGATACAACACCAGATTCTCGAAATTCTCAGCCACATCACATTAACAAGTATAAAGGAAGAGATAAAAAGCTCCCAGTGCTTCGCACTTATCGTCGATGAAACCAAGGACCTAAGCAAGACGGAACAGGTATCAGTTGTAGTAAGGTACTACGTCAGTGGAACTGTCTTTGAGCGGTTCCTTGGACTCCGCAACGCTGAGCAATTGGATGCAAGGTCGCTCCTGAGCTACGTAAAGGAAACGTTGAATCGCTGCGGCATTGATGCTCAGCTTTGCATTGCTCAAACATATGATGGTGCGAGTGTCATGAGCGGTACCTCAAGGGGCGTCCAGGCGCTGTTTAGGCAGGAAGTGCCGCGGGCAGTGTACGTACATTGCATGAACCACCGCCTCAATCTTGTCATCGTGGATGTCTGCAAGGCGATAAAACCGGTGAgggattttttctctcttttggaATGCCTCTATGTCTTCCTAAGTGGATCTGCCGTTCACTCCATGTACGATGTGCAAAAAAGGTTGTCTTTGTCAGTGACAGAGCCGCAGCGTCTCAGCGATACACGATGGGCCTGCCAGATAGCGGCTTGCAGAGCTGCAATGAAAAGCTTTCCTGCAATCCTTGTATATCTCGCCGAAGTCATCGCTACAAACAGCAGGCGGGCAACGGAAGCTAGGGGTCTGCTTGAGCAAATGAACTTCTCGTTTCTCTTCCATTTAAGCCTATTTACCAAGGTACTTAGCCGCCTTAAGGTTCTTTCGGACCTATTGCAAAGTAGAGACTGCAATCTTAGTCAGGCATGCATCATGGCACGCACAGTCATTGACGAGTTCTCCGAAATGAGAAATTCGCAGAGCGCATTTGACACTGTGTGGGCGCAAACCTGCAGTATTTCTGAGGAGAACGGGGTGCCCCAAAGGGAAAAGCAGAGAACGAAGCGTCTTCCGCTCCATTTGGAGCAGTTTGTATTGAGTGGAGGACGGCCCGTTGAAGAAGAGTCTCCAGGttcaaaggaaacattcagaGTCAAAGTTTTTCTACCCGTTTTGGACCACCTCATTGCGGAACTGACTAGGCGGTTCACGGAGAATAATGATGTGCTCTGCGGAGTCAGCGCCCTTCACCCCCAGAGTGAGAATTTTATGGACATCTCCTTACTCAAGCCTTTCGCTGAGCACTATGCatgcgacatcgacagcgttgaagtTGAGTGCAAGTTGGTAATAAAACTTCTTCAGCGCATCGAAGCCGAAAGAAAGTGCAAGATAAAAACATTGATGCAATTGGTGACTGTCTTGGGAGAGTATAAGCTAGCCTTCCACGAACTGCACAAGCTAGGTGTTATCGCTGTGACGATACCGGCATCGTCATCATCTTGCGAGCGCACATTTTCATGCCTTCGAAGACTGAAGACTTATCTTCGCAGCAGGATGACCAACAACCGTCTGAGCGACCTAGGTGTGCTTGCGGTCGAGCGATCTCTTTCCAATAAGATAGATCTTCAGCGTGTTGTTGACATGTTCGATGC
Proteins encoded:
- the LOC125758595 gene encoding uncharacterized protein LOC125758595, which encodes MPKTPPGSRSSSPHRTLPVDGAIAQRASRRLLNLPPEFGGLPIKMTTKTAGTNTTDATTAPIVFQQPREPPKFHGSSWEDAQEWLEKFERVAALNDWDDDSKLSGSAVHSMYDVQKRLSLSVTEPQRLSDTRWACQIAACRAAMKSFPAILVYLAEVIATNSRRATEARGLLEQMNFSFLFHLSLFTKVLSRLKVLSDLLQSRDCNLSQACIMARTVIDEFSEMRNSQSAFDTVWAQTCSISEENGVPQREKQRTKRLPLHLEQFVLSGGRPVEEESPGSKETFRVKVFLPVLDHLIAELTRRFTENNDVLCGVSALHPQSENFMDISLLKPFAEHYACDIDSVEVECKLVIKLLQRIEAERKCKIKTLMQLVTVLGEYKLAFHELHKLGVIAVTIPASSSSCERTFSCLRRLKTYLRSRMTNNRLSDLGVLAVERSLSNKIDLQRVVDMFDAAYSNRRIRLH